A genomic stretch from Solanum stenotomum isolate F172 chromosome 8, ASM1918654v1, whole genome shotgun sequence includes:
- the LOC125872652 gene encoding zeatin O-glucosyltransferase-like: MCSYENLPNHELDNLKRDHEVVIVMVPFPAQGHLNQLLQLACLICSSYDLPVYYVGSSTHNQQVRIRANALNPSDTAKIHFHDIPTPEFASPPPIFNASSRSPSHLLPLWDASMLMREPIASFLRNISSKSRRVIVVHDPSMSFTVQDVSSFPNAESYIFNCISAFNLYCFMCLFSGMPINIGEELLKKLPSLEGTMTDELKNFIALQVPFMDIKSGDIHNTSKVIEGKFLDLLAQVGSKQQWAIGPILPTKLHHTSNSSNVCLEWLNKQPPRSVLYIAFGTTTTFSDREIMELAMGLEQSKQKFIWVLREADRGDIFTGEARKLELPEGFEERVKGVGLVVREWAPQPEILAHSSTGGFMSHCGWNSCIESIYMGVPIAAWPMHGDQPRNGFLVTEILQIGMIVREWDKHRELVSASTIENIVRKLMASEEGDSIRKRAEELRETVRRSTEKGGSSRIELDSFIGHITR; this comes from the coding sequence ATGTGTAGCTATGAGAATTTACCAAACCATGAACTTGATAACCTGAAACGAGATCATGAAGTAGTTATAGTTATGGTTCCATTTCCAGCTCAAGGCCATCTCAATCAACTTCTTCAACTTGCCTGTTTAATCTGCTCATCATATGATCTTCCAGTCTATTATGTTGGCTCATCCACTCATAACCAACAAGTTCGGATTCGAGCAAACGCCTTAAATCCTTCAGACACAGCCAAAATCCACTTCCATGACATTCCAACTCCTGAATTTGCCTCACCTCCACCTATCTTTAATGCCTCAAGCAGATCCCCATCACATCTTCTTCCATTATGGGATGCATCTATGCTTATGCGCGAGCCCATTGCTTCCTTTTTACGCAATATCTCCTCAAAATCGAGACGAGTCATTGTTGTTCATGATCCTTCTATGTCATTTACTGTTCAGGATGTTTCTTCCTTTCCCAATGCTGAATCGTATATATTTAATTGCATTTCAGCTTTCAATTTGTACTGTTTTATGTGCTTATTTAGTGGAATGCCTATCAATATTGGAGAAGAATTACTTAAAAAGCTACCGTCCCTTGAAGGAACGATGACTGATGAACTCAAAAACTTTATAGCTCTTCAGGTTCCATTTATGGATATTAAATCAGGTGATATCCATAATACAAGCAAAGTAATTGAAGGAAAGTTTCTTGATTTGTTGGCACAAGTAGGAAGTAAACAACAATGGGCAATTGGACCAATTCTGCCTACTAAACTCCATCATACCTCAAATAGCAGCAATGTATGTTTGGAGTGGCTGAACAAACAACCTCCGAGATCAGTTCTTTATATAGCATTTGGAACAACAACTACATTTTCCGATAGAGAAATCATGGAGCTCGCGATGGGATTAGAACAGAGCAAACAGAAGTTCATATGGGTGTTAAGAGAAGCTGATAGAGGAGATATCTTTACCGGGGAAGCTAGAAAACTCGAGTTGCCAGAAGGATTTGAGGAAAGAGTAAAAGGAGTCGGGTTAGTGGTGAGAGAATGGGCACCACAACCCGAAATCCTGGCACATTCTTCCACAGGCGGGTTCATGAGTCATTGTGGCTGGAATTCCTGCATAGAGAGTATTTATATGGGGGTACCAATAGCTGCTTGGCCTATGCACGGTGATCAGCCAAGAAATGGTTTCTTAGTGACGGAAATATTGCAAATAGGCATGATTGTGAGGGAGTGGGACAAACACAGGGAGCTAGTAAGTGCATCCACTATTGAGAATATCGTGAGGAAGTTGATGGCATCAGAAGAAGGTGATTCAATTAGGAAAAGAGCAGAAGAATTGAGAGAAACTGTAAGGCGTTCCACAGAGAAAGGGGGTTCTTCTCGAATAGAGTTGGATTCTTTTATCGGGCATATCACAAGATAG